A genomic segment from Halobellus litoreus encodes:
- a CDS encoding DUF5995 family protein: MPPYTTVATLLDPRRLRAIYLAARRDAVTLDRSRETDQDLVDLVADPYESLSGARDRLERLKELLRRRNDRRAVFLTIYTAMTRAVQQSIGRGRFADSEWMRTYTLTFANYYRDAFLAFEERRTQAVPEPWRIAFGTAVAGDALVAQDAFLGINAHINYDLALTIRDVGIDPHRERKRDDHRAINEILAELVDAQQEALADLYAPGIDEIDTALGRFDETVSLFTLAEAREQAWRVGVVLVDFHVRPIESYARWVLRTTATGGAVFILGPTLDPTVTRALERVERNQFDLGDAIDLLDRRYGTVTLE; this comes from the coding sequence ATGCCGCCTTATACTACGGTCGCAACGCTGCTCGATCCCCGACGGCTTCGAGCGATCTACCTCGCTGCCCGCCGCGACGCGGTGACGCTCGATCGCTCCCGCGAGACTGATCAGGATCTCGTCGATCTCGTCGCCGACCCCTACGAATCCCTCTCCGGAGCGCGGGATCGGCTCGAACGGCTCAAGGAGCTGTTGCGCCGCCGGAACGACCGACGGGCGGTCTTCCTGACGATCTACACTGCGATGACCCGTGCGGTGCAACAGAGCATCGGGAGGGGAAGATTCGCCGACTCCGAGTGGATGCGGACCTACACACTGACGTTCGCGAACTACTACAGGGACGCCTTTCTGGCGTTCGAAGAGCGCCGGACTCAGGCGGTACCCGAACCGTGGCGTATCGCGTTCGGGACTGCGGTAGCCGGCGACGCACTCGTCGCTCAGGACGCGTTTCTCGGAATCAACGCCCACATCAACTACGATCTCGCGCTCACCATCCGCGACGTCGGTATCGACCCGCACCGCGAGAGAAAGCGCGACGACCATCGGGCGATCAACGAGATCCTGGCGGAACTCGTCGACGCACAGCAGGAGGCGCTGGCTGACCTCTATGCGCCGGGGATTGACGAGATCGATACCGCGCTGGGCCGCTTCGACGAAACTGTCTCGCTGTTCACGCTGGCCGAGGCCCGAGAGCAGGCCTGGCGCGTCGGCGTCGTATTAGTCGACTTCCATGTTCGACCGATCGAGTCCTACGCGCGGTGGGTTCTTCGGACGACCGCCACTGGCGGTGCAGTGTTCATCCTCGGACCGACACTCGATCCGACCGTGACGCGGGCACTGGAGCGGGTGGAACGGAACCAGTTCGATCTGGGGGACGCGATCGACCTGCTCGACCGCCGGTATGGGACGGTCACTCTCGAGTGA
- a CDS encoding DUF2249 domain-containing protein, whose product MDPEAYLADVDVSSDRAVDFLDARELPPPEPLQETMNRLADLDESTVFVQLNDRVPQFLFPKLDDQGIVYETVETDDGVVTAMWRPSS is encoded by the coding sequence ATGGATCCCGAAGCCTACCTGGCGGACGTCGACGTGTCGTCCGATCGGGCCGTCGACTTCCTGGACGCGCGCGAACTCCCGCCGCCGGAGCCACTGCAGGAGACGATGAACCGCCTCGCCGACCTCGACGAGTCGACCGTCTTCGTCCAACTCAACGATCGCGTCCCGCAGTTCCTCTTCCCGAAGCTCGACGATCAGGGGATCGTCTACGAAACCGTCGAAACCGACGACGGCGTCGTCACCGCAATGTGGCGACCGTCATCGTAG
- a CDS encoding IclR family transcriptional regulator, with protein MTGSLVGADETLFRIVEAMAETGPMGVTEVANRLELTKSTAHRHLQTMAAHGYAVNEDGTYRLSHQWFHVGTTVKSRQPFYLASRSALKTLAERTGSTAWCAIEERGKLMFVDGAGANPTHNPDLLLGDWSSITQTAAGKAILAHLTEDRVAEIVGQKAADERYAAADLRTELEYVRSRGYAINQGEDISGIYAIGMPVVVAGEVFGSLSVASPTDDLVTEDREPVLDALSAAVDRVAKNLSG; from the coding sequence ATGACCGGCTCTCTCGTCGGGGCTGACGAAACGCTCTTTCGGATCGTCGAGGCGATGGCCGAAACGGGACCGATGGGCGTCACGGAGGTCGCCAACCGCCTCGAACTCACGAAGAGCACTGCACACCGTCACCTCCAGACGATGGCGGCGCACGGGTACGCCGTCAACGAGGACGGAACGTACCGTCTCTCACACCAGTGGTTCCACGTCGGAACGACCGTCAAGTCCCGACAACCGTTCTATCTGGCGTCCCGAAGTGCGTTGAAGACGCTCGCAGAGCGGACAGGGAGCACTGCCTGGTGCGCTATCGAGGAACGCGGAAAGTTGATGTTCGTCGACGGGGCCGGCGCGAACCCGACGCACAACCCCGACCTCCTCCTCGGCGACTGGTCGTCGATCACCCAGACCGCGGCGGGGAAGGCGATTCTCGCTCACCTCACGGAGGACCGTGTGGCCGAAATCGTCGGCCAGAAGGCAGCTGACGAGCGATACGCCGCTGCCGATTTACGAACCGAACTTGAGTACGTCCGCTCACGCGGGTACGCGATCAACCAGGGCGAGGACATCTCCGGCATCTACGCAATCGGGATGCCGGTGGTCGTCGCGGGGGAGGTCTTCGGTTCGCTCTCCGTCGCGAGTCCGACGGACGACCTGGTTACCGAGGACCGCGAGCCGGTCCTGGACGCGCTCTCGGCCGCTGTCGATCGGGTGGCGAAAAATTTATCAGGATAA
- a CDS encoding cupin domain-containing protein: MTEITALADLDGEPHANVFPGTEPKTVRLSLAAGERVAAHSHPGRDVVLHLLDGAIELDLDDETHALEANDVARFDGEREISPVATEPSTALIVLAPRSTGTGADTG, translated from the coding sequence ATGACAGAGATCACGGCCCTCGCGGACCTAGACGGGGAACCGCACGCGAACGTCTTCCCTGGAACCGAGCCGAAGACCGTTCGGTTGTCGCTCGCGGCGGGCGAGCGCGTTGCCGCCCACTCCCACCCGGGCCGCGACGTCGTCCTCCACCTCCTCGACGGCGCGATCGAACTCGATCTCGACGACGAGACGCACGCCCTCGAGGCAAACGACGTCGCGCGATTCGACGGCGAGCGGGAGATCTCTCCGGTCGCGACGGAGCCGAGTACCGCGCTGATCGTTCTGGCGCCCCGATCCACGGGAACGGGGGCCGATACGGGATAG
- a CDS encoding helix-turn-helix domain-containing protein: MPRATLCLEIPEQVWVSALSKRYPDAEFTVLAAMPADETGVGLVEITAGDIEPIVTTIDSYDTVVSVTILEAQADRALVQFETTEPLLIRSLSEAGIPLELPITIVDGEVTLELTAPREKLSELGELLEQFGIPFDLLSITQSIDTQSLLTDEQYELLETAIDRGYYDTPRTCTLTELADAVGLAKSTTSEKLHRAEGKVIKEFAAGGDGGLE; this comes from the coding sequence ATGCCCCGAGCGACGCTCTGTCTGGAGATCCCCGAACAGGTGTGGGTCTCGGCGCTGTCGAAGCGGTACCCCGACGCGGAGTTCACGGTGCTCGCGGCGATGCCCGCGGACGAGACCGGGGTCGGCCTCGTCGAAATCACCGCCGGCGACATCGAACCGATCGTGACCACCATCGATAGCTACGACACCGTCGTCTCCGTGACGATCCTGGAGGCACAGGCCGACCGCGCGCTGGTCCAGTTCGAGACGACGGAACCGCTCCTGATCCGCTCGCTGAGCGAAGCGGGGATTCCGCTGGAACTCCCGATAACCATCGTCGACGGTGAGGTGACGCTCGAACTGACCGCGCCCCGGGAGAAGCTCTCGGAACTGGGCGAACTCTTAGAGCAGTTCGGAATCCCGTTCGACCTGCTGTCGATCACCCAGTCGATCGACACCCAGTCGCTCCTCACCGACGAGCAGTACGAACTCCTCGAGACGGCGATCGACCGCGGCTACTACGACACGCCGCGGACCTGCACCCTCACCGAGCTGGCCGACGCCGTCGGCCTCGCGAAGTCGACCACGAGCGAGAAGCTCCACCGCGCCGAGGGGAAGGTGATAAAGGAGTTCGCCGCGGGCGGGGACGGAGGCCTCGAGTGA
- a CDS encoding TIGR04053 family radical SAM/SPASM domain-containing protein — protein MSTPPHRTGSTNAAPDPRSIDTDDRPFVLVWEVTQACDLACDHCRADAQPARHPRELTTTEGKRLLDQAREFGGGQLVVLSGGDPLARPDLLELVEYGTEIGLRMTLTPSGTSSLTPAVVEDLADAGIRRMALSLDGASAETHDDFRGESGSFQQTVEAAKAARAVGLPLQINTTVCASTAGELPALRDRVSDLDAVLWSVFFLVPVGRGRLLDPVSSERAEEILAWLSEVTEESDFGVKTTEAPHYRRVAIQRRRDASEAPAADDIGRRLGITAGDGFAFVSHTGELYPSGFLPASAGSVRDGTLTERYRDSDLFRSLRDPDALGGKCGACEFRHVCGGSRSRAYAHTGDPTASDPLCAYVPEGYEGPMPPGRAD, from the coding sequence ATGAGCACTCCACCACACCGCACCGGATCGACGAACGCTGCGCCGGACCCGCGCTCGATAGACACCGACGACCGGCCGTTCGTCCTCGTCTGGGAGGTCACGCAGGCGTGCGACCTCGCCTGCGACCACTGCCGCGCGGACGCCCAGCCCGCTCGGCATCCGAGGGAACTGACCACGACGGAGGGAAAGCGGCTGCTCGACCAGGCGCGGGAGTTCGGCGGGGGGCAACTCGTGGTCCTCTCCGGCGGCGACCCGCTGGCGCGGCCGGATCTGCTCGAACTCGTCGAGTACGGCACGGAGATCGGGCTCCGAATGACGCTGACGCCGAGCGGGACGTCGTCGCTCACGCCCGCCGTCGTCGAGGACCTCGCGGACGCGGGGATCAGACGGATGGCGCTGAGCCTCGACGGCGCGTCGGCGGAGACCCACGACGACTTCCGGGGCGAATCGGGGAGCTTCCAGCAGACGGTCGAGGCCGCGAAGGCAGCGCGAGCGGTCGGGCTTCCGCTACAGATCAACACGACCGTCTGCGCGTCGACCGCCGGAGAACTACCGGCCCTGCGGGATCGCGTCTCCGACCTGGATGCGGTCCTCTGGTCCGTGTTCTTCCTCGTTCCCGTCGGTCGGGGTCGGCTGCTGGATCCGGTGTCGTCGGAGCGCGCCGAGGAGATACTCGCGTGGCTCTCGGAGGTGACCGAGGAGTCAGACTTCGGCGTGAAGACGACCGAAGCACCGCACTACCGGCGCGTCGCGATCCAGCGGCGGCGTGACGCGAGCGAGGCCCCGGCGGCGGACGACATCGGTCGTCGCCTCGGCATCACCGCCGGCGACGGCTTCGCGTTCGTGAGCCACACCGGAGAGCTGTATCCCTCGGGGTTCCTCCCGGCGTCGGCGGGATCGGTCCGCGATGGGACCCTGACCGAACGCTACCGCGACAGCGACCTCTTCCGATCGCTCCGGGACCCGGACGCACTGGGCGGGAAGTGCGGAGCGTGTGAGTTCCGGCACGTCTGCGGCGGCAGTCGGTCCCGGGCCTACGCGCACACTGGGGATCCGACGGCGAGCGATCCGCTGTGTGCGTACGTTCCGGAGGGATACGAGGGTCCGATGCCGCCCGGCCGGGCGGACTGA
- a CDS encoding DUF7521 family protein, whose protein sequence is MSVTMSAVALKTITLLLGGSITFYSLRAYRRTGSSALRALTVGFGTVTVGALVAGVVDQFSPLDPSVALVVESLFTTVGFAVILYSLYAD, encoded by the coding sequence ATGAGCGTCACGATGAGTGCCGTCGCGCTGAAGACGATCACCCTCCTCCTGGGCGGGTCGATCACGTTCTACTCCCTCCGCGCGTATCGGCGTACCGGGTCCTCGGCGCTCCGCGCGCTGACGGTCGGATTCGGGACGGTCACGGTGGGCGCGCTGGTCGCTGGCGTCGTCGATCAGTTTTCGCCGCTCGATCCGAGCGTCGCGCTCGTCGTCGAGAGCCTGTTCACGACCGTCGGGTTCGCGGTGATTCTCTACTCGCTGTACGCTGACTGA
- a CDS encoding nitric-oxide reductase large subunit encodes MQIRRKTIAKAIAVVFVFNLAVMGTGAWFAYEEAPPIPEQVVGPDGDVVVTDEQIRDGKRTFQRNGLMNHGSILGNGAYYGADYTADALELKVQHMRDYYAQERYGDGYADLSSERQAAVADVVQQDLDESYESGAIRYSAAELYAHEQVREEYVQRYHEGSHERGVGEGMIDSASDARQFADFAMWTAWFSHTDRPGSSHSYTNDWPYQPGAGNDATPAAMTWSVIAMVLLVAGAGAGIWLYRSVELPEPEAAGISVPEPGDVSVFPSQRAALRFVPVAAGLFLAQVLLGGLLAHFYIERAGFFGIEEIFGVHILQLLPFAIAKTWHIDLGILWIAATWLGAGLFLPPLLTGHEPKRQSTYVNGLLAAIVVVVVGGLAGIWLGSNGYIGDQLWWLLGNEGLEYLEVGKLWQGGILLGFGIWAVLAVRGLKPLLDREPIYGLAHMILYAGGSIALLFTAGFLFTPSTNIAVTEFWRWWVVHMWVEGAFEFFIVAIIGLTLVSMNLLSRRSAEKAVMLQALLVMGTGVIGVSHHYWWVGMPDMWVPIGSVFSTLELIPLVFILYEALGQYSAMTVDEFPYRLPFLFIVASGVWNFVGAGVLGFFINLPLINYYEHGTYLTVGHAHAAMFGAFGFLALGMVTYMLQLSIDPERWDGSWLRAAFWCWNVGLALMVFVSVLPVGFLQLETVFTQGYAAGRSLAFYEQPIVQTLFWARLPGDTLIIVGTAIYAADLLRKRFVLRRSEDDPAVEDMAVAEGVLSDD; translated from the coding sequence ATGCAGATACGACGTAAGACCATCGCGAAAGCCATCGCCGTCGTGTTCGTCTTCAACCTCGCCGTGATGGGCACGGGGGCGTGGTTCGCGTACGAAGAGGCACCGCCGATCCCCGAGCAGGTTGTCGGCCCCGACGGCGACGTCGTCGTCACTGACGAACAGATTCGCGACGGCAAGCGGACGTTCCAGCGGAACGGTCTGATGAATCACGGCTCGATCCTGGGCAACGGCGCGTACTACGGCGCCGACTACACCGCCGACGCGTTGGAGTTGAAAGTGCAACATATGCGCGACTATTACGCGCAGGAGCGGTACGGCGACGGCTACGCCGACCTCAGCTCCGAGCGTCAGGCGGCCGTTGCCGACGTCGTCCAGCAGGACCTCGATGAGTCCTACGAGAGCGGTGCGATCCGCTATTCGGCCGCGGAGTTGTACGCCCACGAGCAGGTCCGCGAGGAGTACGTTCAGCGGTACCACGAGGGCTCACACGAGCGCGGCGTCGGCGAGGGGATGATCGATTCCGCGTCCGACGCGCGCCAGTTCGCGGACTTCGCGATGTGGACCGCGTGGTTCTCCCACACCGACCGCCCGGGGAGTTCCCACTCCTACACCAACGACTGGCCCTACCAGCCCGGCGCGGGTAACGACGCCACGCCCGCCGCGATGACCTGGAGCGTCATCGCGATGGTGCTTCTCGTCGCGGGCGCGGGAGCCGGCATCTGGCTCTATCGATCCGTCGAACTTCCCGAACCCGAGGCGGCGGGCATTTCGGTCCCCGAGCCCGGCGACGTGAGCGTCTTCCCGAGCCAGCGCGCCGCGCTCCGGTTCGTCCCGGTCGCGGCGGGGCTGTTCCTCGCGCAGGTGCTCCTGGGTGGCCTGCTCGCGCACTTCTACATCGAGCGCGCCGGGTTCTTCGGCATCGAGGAGATCTTCGGCGTTCACATTCTCCAGTTGCTCCCGTTCGCCATCGCGAAGACCTGGCACATCGACCTCGGGATCCTTTGGATCGCGGCGACGTGGCTGGGCGCGGGGCTGTTCCTCCCGCCGCTCCTAACCGGCCACGAGCCGAAGCGACAGTCGACGTACGTCAACGGCCTCCTGGCCGCCATCGTCGTGGTCGTCGTCGGCGGACTCGCCGGCATCTGGCTCGGGTCGAACGGCTACATCGGCGACCAGCTCTGGTGGCTGCTCGGCAACGAGGGACTCGAATACCTGGAGGTCGGCAAGCTCTGGCAGGGCGGCATCCTCCTCGGCTTCGGCATCTGGGCGGTGCTGGCGGTCAGGGGGCTGAAGCCGCTGCTCGACCGCGAGCCGATCTACGGGCTCGCCCATATGATCCTCTACGCCGGCGGATCGATCGCGCTGCTGTTCACGGCCGGATTCCTCTTCACGCCCTCGACGAACATCGCCGTCACGGAGTTCTGGCGCTGGTGGGTCGTCCACATGTGGGTCGAGGGCGCCTTCGAGTTCTTCATCGTCGCCATCATCGGGCTGACGCTCGTCTCGATGAACCTCCTCTCGCGCCGCAGCGCGGAGAAGGCGGTGATGCTGCAGGCGCTGCTCGTGATGGGCACCGGCGTCATCGGCGTCTCGCATCACTACTGGTGGGTCGGGATGCCCGATATGTGGGTGCCGATCGGGAGCGTCTTCTCGACGCTGGAGCTCATCCCGCTCGTGTTCATCCTCTACGAGGCGCTCGGGCAGTACAGCGCGATGACCGTCGACGAGTTCCCCTACCGGCTCCCGTTCCTGTTCATCGTCGCCAGCGGGGTCTGGAACTTCGTCGGCGCGGGCGTCCTCGGGTTCTTCATCAACCTCCCGCTCATCAACTACTACGAGCACGGGACCTACCTCACCGTCGGCCACGCCCACGCGGCGATGTTCGGCGCGTTCGGCTTCCTGGCGCTGGGGATGGTGACGTACATGCTCCAGCTCTCGATCGACCCCGAGCGCTGGGACGGCTCCTGGCTCCGCGCGGCGTTCTGGTGCTGGAACGTCGGCCTCGCGCTGATGGTGTTCGTCTCCGTCCTCCCGGTCGGGTTCCTCCAGCTCGAGACGGTGTTCACCCAGGGCTACGCCGCCGGACGGAGCCTCGCCTTCTACGAACAGCCGATCGTCCAGACGCTGTTCTGGGCGCGGCTCCCCGGTGACACGCTCATCATCGTCGGGACCGCCATCTACGCGGCGGACCTCCTGAGAAAGCGGTTCGTCCTCCGGCGCTCCGAGGACGACCCGGCCGTCGAGGATATGGCCGTGGCGGAGGGCGTGTTGAGCGACGACTGA
- a CDS encoding DUF2249 domain-containing protein has protein sequence MAATTLDLRDVPPADRHPKIHDAFESLESGETLELVNDHEPKPLFYELRAEVPSFDAEGYEVERRGPTEFVARLPKE, from the coding sequence ATGGCAGCCACGACACTCGACCTCAGGGACGTGCCACCGGCGGACCGCCACCCGAAGATCCACGACGCCTTCGAGTCGTTGGAGAGCGGCGAGACCCTCGAACTCGTCAACGACCACGAACCGAAGCCGCTCTTCTACGAGCTACGGGCGGAGGTTCCGTCGTTCGACGCGGAGGGCTACGAGGTCGAACGGCGGGGCCCGACCGAGTTCGTCGCCCGCCTGCCGAAGGAGTAG
- a CDS encoding SRPBCC family protein has product MTSVSVSRVLDEDVEVVRERMHDVETFLRAAGFDEVRRDDSRVVITNEVGPATIELTLEPFDDPDAELAYRQREGIFEEMVTTYTVTSDQASTTVVAETEFSLDVALVGSVLDSTVIKRQRRRELNAQLAYLGSGTV; this is encoded by the coding sequence ATGACGAGCGTTTCCGTATCGAGGGTCCTCGACGAGGACGTGGAGGTGGTGCGAGAGCGGATGCACGACGTCGAGACGTTCCTGCGAGCGGCCGGCTTCGACGAGGTGCGCCGGGACGACTCCCGGGTCGTGATCACGAACGAAGTCGGACCGGCGACCATCGAACTGACCCTCGAACCGTTCGACGACCCCGACGCCGAACTCGCGTACCGACAGCGGGAAGGGATATTCGAGGAGATGGTCACGACCTACACGGTGACGAGTGATCAGGCGTCGACGACCGTCGTGGCAGAAACCGAGTTCTCACTCGACGTCGCCCTGGTCGGTTCGGTCCTGGATTCGACGGTCATCAAACGCCAGCGACGACGTGAACTTAACGCGCAACTGGCGTATCTCGGTTCCGGAACCGTCTGA
- a CDS encoding multicopper oxidase domain-containing protein, protein MSRYVGAPGSTMSRREFLAATGGAGVLGLAGCTAPTNERTQAAMQEGTDAAASQGGSLPSTSPPEVVNVDEQGGSVTLKSLPARHSAHPLDSMGGPVELPQVWAFQADDGEPSVPGPILRTTEGSDMEVTLDNTEGMRPHTLHFHGVRKAWKDDGVPTTTGIRVDPGEKHTYTIPANVPGTHLYHCHYQTHRHIEMGMYGVFRVDPEGYEPADREYFMTMKDWDSRLPRQMAGEDVRYDPRNRNPDVFTINGKSAPRTLHPEDGSPIIVSEGDQVRLHLANNGYMSHPIHIHNHRFERVEKDGGQIPENARHGMDVTNVAPAERHTIEFTADAEPGIYLLHCHKVNHVMNGGFYPGGMLGGVVYEDAMDTDIFAQLMEYAGYEV, encoded by the coding sequence ATGAGCAGATACGTAGGCGCACCCGGTTCGACGATGTCCAGACGCGAGTTCCTGGCTGCGACGGGCGGTGCTGGCGTTCTCGGACTCGCTGGCTGTACCGCGCCGACGAACGAGCGGACGCAGGCCGCGATGCAGGAGGGGACCGACGCGGCGGCGTCGCAAGGGGGATCGTTACCGTCGACCAGTCCGCCGGAAGTCGTGAACGTCGACGAGCAAGGCGGGTCGGTGACACTGAAGTCACTTCCGGCGCGGCACTCCGCACACCCGCTGGATTCGATGGGCGGCCCCGTCGAACTCCCGCAGGTCTGGGCGTTCCAGGCCGACGACGGCGAGCCGAGCGTCCCGGGTCCGATACTTCGGACGACCGAGGGCAGCGATATGGAGGTGACGCTCGACAACACTGAGGGGATGCGTCCGCACACGCTCCACTTCCACGGCGTCCGGAAAGCCTGGAAGGACGACGGCGTCCCGACGACGACGGGCATCCGGGTCGACCCCGGCGAGAAACACACCTACACCATTCCCGCGAACGTCCCGGGCACGCACCTGTACCACTGCCACTACCAGACCCACAGGCACATCGAAATGGGAATGTACGGGGTGTTCCGGGTCGATCCGGAGGGCTACGAGCCCGCCGACCGGGAGTACTTTATGACGATGAAGGACTGGGACTCCCGGCTCCCGCGGCAGATGGCCGGCGAAGACGTGCGCTACGACCCGCGGAACCGCAATCCCGACGTCTTCACGATCAACGGCAAGAGCGCGCCGCGGACGCTCCATCCGGAGGACGGATCGCCGATCATCGTCAGCGAGGGCGATCAGGTCCGGCTTCACCTCGCTAACAACGGCTATATGAGCCACCCGATCCACATCCACAACCACCGGTTCGAGCGCGTTGAGAAAGACGGAGGGCAGATTCCGGAGAACGCGCGTCACGGGATGGACGTCACGAACGTCGCGCCCGCGGAGCGGCACACCATCGAGTTCACCGCCGACGCCGAGCCCGGTATCTACCTGCTGCACTGCCACAAGGTGAACCACGTGATGAACGGCGGGTTCTACCCCGGCGGGATGCTCGGCGGCGTCGTCTACGAGGACGCGATGGACACTGACATCTTCGCGCAGTTGATGGAGTACGCGGGCTACGAGGTGTAG
- a CDS encoding cupin domain-containing protein, giving the protein MPRLDIDEARAYDGDAFSANGVFRTARTKVVYACFEPGQFIPVHAPDSDVVVDVRSGRGLVRADESDHRVGPGDAVAVEAGTERGILADCGERLEALLVTAPPPTDAEHDPVRRGLRNDEFEPPVSGGKPDEASADGAEGSR; this is encoded by the coding sequence ATGCCACGACTCGACATCGACGAGGCGCGGGCCTACGACGGAGACGCGTTTTCGGCGAACGGCGTGTTCCGAACCGCGCGCACGAAAGTCGTCTACGCCTGCTTCGAACCCGGACAGTTCATTCCGGTGCACGCGCCCGACAGCGACGTCGTCGTCGACGTCCGATCGGGGCGCGGCCTGGTTCGAGCGGACGAGAGCGACCACCGAGTCGGACCGGGAGACGCCGTCGCCGTCGAGGCCGGGACGGAACGCGGGATTCTGGCCGACTGCGGAGAGCGTCTGGAAGCCCTCCTGGTGACCGCTCCGCCGCCGACCGACGCCGAACACGATCCGGTGCGGCGCGGCCTCCGAAACGACGAGTTCGAACCGCCCGTGTCGGGCGGGAAGCCCGACGAAGCTTCGGCCGACGGCGCGGAGGGATCTCGATGA
- the nirK gene encoding copper-containing nitrite reductase, with protein MLATTRRRTLQALGLGGAASLAGCASSAPTADGSKATDAPAQTTTPQPVDTDRIARDPTNVPDPIDRDSPAEVDVTLRSEEVVAEVEEGVTFTYMTYDGQVPGPFIRVRQGDTVNLTFENAESNSLPHNVDFHAVAGPGGGAEATTTAPGESAELRFQATYPGAYIYHCAVANLDMHISAGMFGIILVEPPEGMPEVDHEIYLGQHELYTNKSAGDEGHHEFDMGSMRNEEPTYVLMNGEKYAWTPAGRGPAVTAGTDETVRVFFVDGGPNLASSFHPIGSVWEELYPDGSLSTAPQTHIQTREVPPGSTTIATMNSPVPGDFKLVDHSLSRVARKGCMAVVRAEGEERPEIFDPDPQ; from the coding sequence ATGTTAGCCACTACTCGACGACGGACGCTTCAGGCGCTCGGCCTCGGCGGCGCGGCATCGCTCGCCGGTTGTGCGAGCAGCGCACCGACGGCTGACGGATCGAAGGCGACGGACGCGCCCGCCCAAACGACAACCCCGCAGCCTGTCGATACCGACCGGATCGCCAGGGACCCGACGAACGTTCCCGACCCCATCGATCGGGACTCGCCCGCGGAGGTGGACGTGACGCTCCGTTCGGAGGAGGTCGTCGCGGAGGTCGAAGAGGGCGTCACCTTCACGTATATGACCTACGACGGCCAGGTTCCCGGGCCGTTCATCCGCGTGCGGCAGGGCGACACGGTGAACCTGACGTTCGAGAACGCCGAGTCGAACTCCCTCCCGCACAACGTCGACTTCCACGCGGTCGCCGGTCCGGGCGGCGGCGCGGAGGCGACGACGACGGCCCCCGGGGAGTCGGCGGAACTTCGGTTCCAGGCCACCTACCCCGGCGCGTACATCTACCACTGCGCCGTGGCCAATCTGGATATGCACATCAGCGCGGGGATGTTCGGCATCATCCTCGTCGAGCCGCCCGAGGGGATGCCCGAGGTGGACCACGAGATATATCTCGGCCAGCACGAACTCTACACCAACAAATCGGCCGGCGACGAGGGCCACCACGAGTTCGATATGGGGTCGATGCGGAACGAGGAGCCGACGTACGTGCTGATGAACGGCGAGAAGTACGCGTGGACGCCCGCCGGCCGCGGCCCGGCGGTGACCGCCGGCACCGACGAGACCGTCAGAGTGTTCTTCGTCGACGGCGGCCCGAACCTCGCGAGTAGCTTCCACCCGATCGGGAGCGTCTGGGAGGAGCTGTACCCCGACGGATCGCTCAGCACGGCCCCCCAGACGCACATCCAGACCCGGGAGGTCCCGCCGGGGAGTACGACCATTGCGACGATGAACTCCCCGGTTCCCGGCGACTTCAAGCTCGTCGACCACTCCCTGTCGCGGGTCGCCCGCAAGGGGTGTATGGCCGTCGTCCGCGCCGAGGGCGAGGAGCGCCCCGAGATCTTCGATCCCGATCCCCAGTGA
- a CDS encoding winged helix-turn-helix domain-containing protein: MSSNPLSEALEPDFDTVFGALTSEQCWDVLRSLDSPRTAAEIASECDLPRSTAYAKLESMVEAGLLRKQAGEDAARYVIDFEEVVVTYPNGDLELTVEQPARSASDQLSELWDEVRAETSTD, from the coding sequence ATGTCTTCGAACCCACTGTCTGAGGCGCTCGAACCGGACTTCGACACCGTCTTCGGCGCGCTCACGAGCGAGCAGTGTTGGGACGTCCTCCGGTCGCTCGACTCTCCCCGAACGGCGGCGGAGATCGCGAGCGAGTGTGACCTCCCGCGGTCGACCGCCTACGCGAAACTCGAATCGATGGTCGAGGCGGGACTGTTGCGGAAACAGGCCGGTGAGGACGCCGCCCGCTACGTGATCGACTTCGAGGAGGTGGTCGTGACCTACCCGAACGGCGACCTGGAACTCACTGTCGAACAGCCCGCTCGGTCCGCCTCCGACCAGCTGTCCGAGCTGTGGGACGAGGTCAGAGCCGAGACGAGCACGGACTAG